In Magnetococcales bacterium, one genomic interval encodes:
- a CDS encoding complex I NDUFA9 subunit family protein encodes MILVTGCTGFVGSSLIPHLLKAGKSVRGFARHPLVRKDPAFPDIDIHPGSVLNPDQLHAAMEGVTQVIHLVGILFEPKGLTFDKVHRQGTLNVIEAAQKAGVKRYLQMSSLGTRAGAASRYHQSKWLAEEAVRESGLDYTIFRPSVIFGPYDDFANQFAKLARLSPAVPILGDGKGRMQPVWVEDVTRFVCHTLEAPETIGRTIELGGPDQLTFSQIMDAILKAMGKRRLRLRLPFSILNLEAAIVERILQKPPITQDQVIMAQEDNICGQTPPWNDFNMIPRGFADGIRDYLGP; translated from the coding sequence ATGATTCTTGTCACGGGTTGCACCGGTTTTGTGGGGTCATCCTTGATTCCACACCTGCTAAAGGCAGGAAAATCAGTTCGTGGGTTTGCGCGCCATCCTCTGGTTCGCAAGGATCCGGCCTTTCCGGATATCGACATCCACCCAGGCAGTGTTCTCAATCCTGATCAGCTCCATGCAGCCATGGAAGGGGTCACCCAGGTGATCCATCTGGTGGGGATTCTCTTTGAGCCCAAGGGGTTGACCTTCGATAAGGTGCACCGGCAAGGCACCCTCAATGTCATTGAAGCGGCCCAAAAAGCTGGCGTGAAGCGTTACCTGCAGATGAGTTCCCTGGGAACCCGGGCGGGGGCGGCCAGTCGTTATCATCAGAGTAAATGGCTGGCAGAGGAAGCGGTTCGGGAGAGTGGCCTCGACTATACCATTTTTCGCCCGTCAGTGATTTTTGGCCCCTACGATGACTTTGCCAACCAGTTTGCCAAGCTCGCCCGTTTAAGTCCGGCAGTCCCTATTCTGGGTGACGGCAAGGGGCGTATGCAGCCGGTGTGGGTGGAGGATGTCACCCGTTTTGTCTGCCACACCCTGGAGGCCCCTGAAACCATTGGCCGCACCATTGAGCTGGGGGGCCCCGACCAACTGACCTTTTCCCAGATCATGGATGCCATTCTCAAGGCCATGGGTAAGCGGCGGTTGCGTTTGCGGCTGCCGTTTTCGATATTGAATCTGGAGGCGGCTATCGTGGAGCGCATCTTGCAGAAGCCCCCCATTACCCAAGATCAAGTGATCATGGCCCAAGAAGACAATATCTGCGGGCAAACACCACCCTGGAATGATTTTAATATGATACCACGGGGGTTTGCCGATGGGATTCGGGATTACCTCGGCCCGTAA
- a CDS encoding DUF4340 domain-containing protein — MAKGWWINLFLLLLLIGGGGGVWWIGQMEEVEEALLEEARQVSPIAPQEVIRVRLTNRQQQVIALMKEARGWRITEPVQLVGGADSDGVAALLGVLDQKYDRRIVEEVRDAASFGLIPPQARLSVATARGQSQTLTLGEESPAGGKRYLLLGDDGPLVLLPKGDLLGLELSINQLRDKRLFADFEGKVPQRVRLEKGGDVQLVLEKKGDGAGGWWLQEPFVDRAGDQAAGAWVNDFTLAMGSDFKAGSPPEGDGWVMTLTDQMGHSRRVTFWLEGEQLLARRSGETDALTLFSHLTENLAKSPLDFISHHPLDILTTPEQLILAFQGRRLRVSPTAGQWPNSHWETIWKSLVQEAWKGVESKGVADPWLMVTVDVGGKRLQVPFWKEGALLRLAPPGRPRSLLLTVLQSQAMEKAMVALFNGKAP; from the coding sequence GTGGCCAAAGGTTGGTGGATCAATCTGTTTTTGCTACTCCTCCTCATTGGGGGAGGTGGCGGGGTGTGGTGGATTGGCCAGATGGAAGAGGTCGAAGAAGCCCTGCTGGAGGAAGCGCGTCAGGTGAGCCCTATCGCTCCTCAAGAGGTGATTCGGGTTCGGTTGACCAATCGGCAACAGCAGGTGATCGCCCTCATGAAGGAGGCCCGGGGGTGGCGAATCACCGAGCCTGTGCAGCTGGTGGGTGGAGCTGATTCCGATGGGGTGGCGGCTCTTCTGGGGGTGCTGGATCAAAAATATGATCGACGGATTGTTGAAGAGGTTCGTGATGCGGCTTCTTTTGGTCTGATTCCCCCCCAAGCCAGGCTCAGCGTGGCAACGGCCAGGGGGCAGAGTCAGACCCTCACCCTGGGAGAGGAGAGCCCGGCGGGAGGTAAGCGCTATCTGTTGCTGGGGGATGACGGGCCGTTGGTACTCTTGCCCAAGGGGGATCTCCTGGGGCTGGAGCTGAGTATAAACCAATTGCGGGACAAGCGGCTGTTCGCTGATTTTGAGGGAAAGGTTCCCCAACGGGTCAGGCTGGAAAAAGGGGGGGATGTCCAGTTGGTGCTGGAAAAAAAGGGTGATGGGGCGGGTGGTTGGTGGCTCCAGGAGCCCTTTGTTGATCGGGCCGGGGATCAAGCTGCCGGGGCTTGGGTCAACGATTTCACCTTGGCGATGGGGTCGGATTTTAAGGCCGGGTCTCCTCCGGAAGGGGACGGTTGGGTCATGACGCTTACGGATCAGATGGGTCACAGTCGTCGGGTGACTTTCTGGCTGGAGGGAGAACAACTCCTGGCTCGTCGCTCAGGCGAGACCGATGCCTTGACACTCTTTTCCCATCTGACCGAAAATCTCGCCAAATCACCCCTGGATTTTATCTCCCACCATCCTCTGGACATCCTGACAACACCAGAGCAGTTAATTCTGGCTTTTCAGGGACGTAGACTGAGGGTGTCACCGACAGCAGGCCAATGGCCCAATTCCCACTGGGAAACGATTTGGAAGAGTCTGGTCCAAGAGGCCTGGAAAGGAGTAGAATCAAAAGGGGTGGCTGATCCATGGTTGATGGTGACGGTAGATGTGGGGGGAAAGCGCCTCCAGGTGCCGTTCTGGAAAGAGGGAGCCCTTTTGCGGCTCGCACCACCAGGTCGTCCTCGGTCACTGTTGCTGACGGTGTTGCAATCACAAGCCATGGAAAAGGCTATGGTCGCACTTTTTAACGGGAAGGCGCCTTAG
- a CDS encoding alpha/beta fold hydrolase: MGLNAFESWWLAFVPFFIYGAGTLFLYLFQEWRIFRPTKGLRGDPGDWGMPFETLRLERDGITLHGWMIPGRLQGPVVLFFHGNTGNLTDFQAHIKLFQRLGLGVLAFDYRGYGLSGGKPSEAGLYADARTALQHLVHERALHPRNILYYGHSLGGGPALNLAMEHPPGGLILEGCFTGIADLAGELHPYFPVRALTRVHFNNLQRIPDLSSPLLVIHSRQDEVIPFHHGEKLFAAATSPKTLLESDGNHHDGFAASGPFAEAHLEAFVASCFSRNDR; the protein is encoded by the coding sequence ATGGGACTGAATGCGTTTGAAAGCTGGTGGCTGGCTTTTGTCCCGTTTTTTATCTACGGGGCTGGGACTCTTTTCCTCTATCTCTTTCAGGAGTGGCGGATATTTCGCCCTACCAAGGGGTTGCGTGGGGATCCCGGGGATTGGGGGATGCCTTTTGAAACCCTTCGGCTTGAAAGAGATGGCATCACACTCCATGGCTGGATGATCCCGGGCAGGCTTCAGGGGCCGGTGGTGCTTTTTTTTCATGGCAATACCGGTAATCTGACTGATTTCCAGGCCCATATAAAACTCTTCCAGCGCCTGGGGCTTGGGGTGCTGGCTTTTGATTATCGGGGCTACGGATTGAGCGGGGGCAAGCCTTCGGAAGCGGGGCTCTATGCAGATGCCCGGACAGCCCTTCAGCATCTGGTCCATGAGCGCGCGCTTCACCCCCGGAACATTCTCTACTATGGCCACTCCCTGGGAGGGGGGCCTGCCCTGAATCTGGCTATGGAACATCCTCCGGGCGGGTTGATTCTGGAAGGGTGTTTTACCGGGATTGCTGATCTGGCCGGGGAGCTTCATCCCTATTTTCCGGTGCGGGCTCTTACCCGGGTGCACTTTAATAATCTTCAGCGTATCCCTGACCTTTCCTCCCCCCTTCTGGTGATCCACAGTCGGCAAGATGAGGTGATCCCTTTTCATCATGGGGAAAAGCTGTTCGCTGCGGCCACTTCCCCGAAAACCCTGCTTGAGAGTGATGGCAACCATCACGACGGCTTTGCCGCTTCCGGCCCCTTTGCCGAAGCGCACCTTGAAGCGTTTGTTGCGTCCTGCTTTTCCCGAAACGACCGGTAG
- a CDS encoding peroxiredoxin — protein MLLEVGSPLPDITLPDQSDTPRKLSELLGAHGAVIYFYPKDNTPGCSLEAVDFEALQGAFAEKGLKIIGVSKDSVKSHSNFCQKKGLTFTLLSDQEGALCEAFGVWQEKKNYGRTYMGIVRSTFVVDGSGKVQTVYAKVKTKGHAQKVLDGLG, from the coding sequence ATGTTGCTTGAAGTGGGCAGCCCCCTGCCTGATATCACCCTTCCCGACCAGAGCGATACCCCACGCAAGCTTTCTGAACTGCTGGGTGCCCATGGCGCGGTGATCTATTTTTATCCCAAGGACAACACCCCCGGCTGCTCGTTGGAAGCGGTGGATTTTGAAGCGTTGCAGGGAGCCTTCGCAGAGAAAGGGCTGAAAATAATCGGTGTTTCCAAGGATTCAGTCAAATCCCACAGCAACTTTTGCCAAAAAAAAGGGCTCACCTTTACCCTGTTGAGCGATCAGGAGGGGGCACTCTGTGAGGCGTTTGGGGTGTGGCAGGAGAAAAAAAATTACGGTCGCACCTACATGGGGATCGTGCGTTCCACTTTTGTGGTGGATGGCTCGGGCAAGGTGCAAACGGTCTATGCCAAGGTGAAGACCAAGGGGCATGCTCAAAAGGTGCTGGATGGGCTTGGTTGA
- a CDS encoding NUDIX hydrolase, with the protein MQEHPDYYYQQSAVIPCRQEGGELKILLITSRKKRRWVIPKGIIEPNLIPPDSAAKEALEEAGVQGKVSQSPIGTYKYDKWGGTCDVQVFVMEVEKVLDDWMESFRDRAWMGLEEAMERMEEKKLRIIMNRLPDFLAGRDQTTSDQE; encoded by the coding sequence ATGCAAGAACATCCTGATTATTATTACCAACAATCCGCAGTGATTCCCTGTAGGCAGGAAGGGGGAGAGCTGAAAATATTGTTGATCACCTCCCGCAAGAAAAGGCGATGGGTGATTCCCAAGGGCATCATCGAGCCGAACTTGATCCCTCCGGATTCCGCTGCCAAGGAGGCCCTGGAAGAGGCCGGTGTCCAGGGAAAAGTGTCCCAATCCCCCATCGGCACCTACAAATATGACAAATGGGGCGGCACGTGTGACGTGCAGGTCTTCGTCATGGAGGTCGAAAAAGTGCTGGACGACTGGATGGAAAGTTTCCGTGACCGGGCCTGGATGGGACTTGAGGAGGCGATGGAGCGGATGGAAGAAAAAAAATTGCGCATCATCATGAACAGGCTGCCTGATTTTTTGGCTGGTCGCGATCAAACCACCTCTGACCAGGAGTGA
- the recJ gene encoding single-stranded-DNA-specific exonuclease RecJ: protein MMVEDPLSLSGKRWKPRAQVEPWHQQVVADMGLAVHFGPIVASRGLDTREEVEGFLTPRLKQLADPLDILGMPEAVARLARAVMEAESIAIFGDYDVDGVTSSALLVRYFRALGRQVRPYIPNRLTEGYGPNPEAMKLLAEEGVQVVITVDCGIAAVEALEVAADLGLDVIVTDHHQALDELPKAVAIIDPNRPGDSFPHKELAGVGIAFYLTMALNRELRSQNWFGDNQPEPDLRTLLDLVAVGTIADIAPLTGLNRPLVAMGLKLAEQNANVGLNALIERAKVRMPLTAGSVGFHLGPRINAGGRLGDGGVGLELLSTENETLAQEIAEQLEAANRERRAIEDRILAEAMAWVEDEKLDESHRGLVLAREGWHPGVVGIVASRIAERFHRPTIVIALDEKGEGKGSGRSISGVDLLSAIQAAETHLIGFGGHRAAAGVTIAKENVDGFREVFDQALRENNPPEMFHPTLVVDTSLPPSQANRAVVEGLSRLHPFGRGNPEPIFILERVRVVASRALKDRHVKCRLLGAKGLNLDAIAFRILPGPLGEGLMQGGEMDVAGTLSINHFQGRETIQFNVKDARWSAPGSGKGGRRR from the coding sequence ATGATGGTAGAAGATCCTCTCTCCTTAAGCGGTAAACGCTGGAAACCCCGTGCCCAGGTAGAGCCCTGGCACCAGCAGGTGGTGGCGGATATGGGGCTTGCGGTGCATTTCGGTCCCATTGTCGCCAGCCGTGGTTTGGACACCCGTGAAGAGGTGGAAGGATTTCTCACCCCCCGCTTGAAACAGCTGGCTGATCCCTTGGATATTTTGGGAATGCCGGAGGCCGTCGCGCGTCTGGCCCGGGCGGTGATGGAGGCTGAATCCATCGCCATATTCGGGGATTATGATGTCGACGGAGTGACCTCCTCAGCCCTTTTGGTCCGCTATTTCCGGGCGCTGGGACGTCAGGTGCGACCCTACATTCCCAACCGTCTCACCGAAGGGTACGGCCCCAACCCCGAAGCCATGAAACTGCTGGCCGAGGAAGGGGTCCAGGTGGTCATCACCGTCGATTGCGGCATTGCGGCTGTGGAGGCGCTGGAAGTGGCCGCCGACCTGGGACTGGATGTCATCGTCACCGATCACCATCAGGCTTTGGATGAACTCCCCAAAGCGGTGGCCATCATCGATCCCAACCGCCCTGGAGACAGCTTTCCCCACAAGGAATTGGCCGGGGTGGGGATCGCCTTTTATCTCACCATGGCTCTCAATCGGGAGTTGCGCAGCCAAAATTGGTTTGGTGACAATCAGCCAGAGCCGGATTTACGCACTCTGCTGGATCTGGTGGCTGTGGGCACCATTGCGGATATCGCTCCCCTCACCGGTTTAAACCGCCCCCTGGTCGCCATGGGCCTTAAACTGGCTGAGCAAAATGCCAACGTTGGCTTGAATGCCTTGATAGAACGGGCCAAGGTACGGATGCCTTTGACCGCAGGCTCAGTGGGTTTTCATCTGGGGCCACGTATCAACGCCGGGGGACGGCTGGGTGACGGGGGGGTGGGGCTGGAGCTTCTCAGCACCGAAAATGAGACGTTGGCCCAGGAGATCGCCGAACAGCTGGAAGCTGCCAACCGGGAGCGGCGGGCCATTGAGGATCGCATTCTGGCTGAAGCCATGGCCTGGGTGGAGGATGAAAAACTGGATGAGTCCCACCGGGGGTTGGTTTTGGCCCGGGAGGGGTGGCATCCTGGCGTGGTGGGGATTGTCGCCTCCCGCATTGCCGAACGATTTCACCGCCCCACCATAGTGATTGCCCTGGATGAAAAGGGTGAGGGCAAAGGGTCGGGACGCTCTATCTCAGGGGTTGATCTTCTCTCTGCGATTCAAGCGGCTGAGACCCACCTCATAGGTTTTGGCGGCCATCGGGCTGCGGCTGGAGTGACGATTGCCAAGGAAAATGTCGATGGTTTCAGGGAGGTCTTTGACCAGGCGTTGCGGGAGAACAATCCCCCGGAAATGTTTCATCCCACCCTTGTTGTGGATACGTCCCTTCCTCCAAGCCAGGCCAACCGGGCGGTGGTGGAAGGGTTGAGCCGGTTGCATCCCTTTGGTCGTGGCAATCCGGAACCGATTTTCATCCTGGAGCGGGTACGGGTGGTGGCGAGTCGGGCCTTGAAGGATCGTCACGTCAAGTGTCGGTTGTTGGGGGCGAAAGGATTGAATCTCGACGCCATCGCCTTTCGCATACTGCCCGGTCCCTTGGGAGAGGGGCTCATGCAGGGGGGGGAGATGGATGTGGCGGGAACCCTGAGCATCAACCACTTCCAGGGGCGGGAAACGATCCAGTTTAACGTCAAGGATGCCCGCTGGTCGGCACCTGGAAGCGGCAAGGGTGGTCGGCGGCGTTGA